In one window of Parachlamydia acanthamoebae DNA:
- a CDS encoding segregation and condensation protein A, protein MNQETFEFENFTGSLEFLLHLIQKNEIDIFEIPLRRMTSQYLERFKDQEDAQIDQGADFIASAASLLWMKSKTLLPKHEQVEEEVLEIEDPHFEIIHHLVDYCRFKDAAKDLAERGDSQSVYYSRGIEPSEIKKGMGLAHLSLTDLAALFQQALTKFSAQTKVVQEEVWRVSDKIRHLRVELKKSDRFLFADLLACACSRDELIVTFLAVLELMKLGELSVFKEIETNLIILSSPSSTKDMH, encoded by the coding sequence GTGAATCAAGAAACATTTGAATTTGAGAATTTTACGGGATCTCTGGAGTTCCTTTTGCATTTAATCCAAAAAAACGAAATCGATATTTTTGAAATTCCGCTACGCAGAATGACTTCCCAGTATTTAGAACGTTTTAAGGATCAAGAGGATGCGCAAATTGATCAAGGCGCGGATTTTATTGCTTCAGCGGCCTCTTTGCTTTGGATGAAAAGTAAAACACTTTTACCCAAGCATGAGCAAGTTGAAGAGGAAGTCCTTGAGATTGAAGATCCTCATTTTGAAATTATTCACCACTTAGTCGACTATTGCCGTTTTAAAGATGCCGCCAAAGATCTTGCTGAAAGAGGTGACTCTCAAAGCGTTTATTATTCCCGTGGAATCGAACCCTCAGAAATTAAAAAGGGCATGGGATTAGCGCATCTTTCCTTAACAGATTTAGCCGCTCTCTTTCAACAAGCATTGACAAAATTTTCCGCACAAACAAAGGTTGTGCAAGAAGAAGTCTGGCGTGTTTCCGATAAAATCCGGCATTTGCGTGTAGAATTAAAAAAATCGGACAGATTCTTATTTGCAGATCTTTTAGCATGTGCATGTTCCCGTGACGAATTAATTGTGACTTTTTTAGCTGTGTTAGAACTGATGAAACTTGGGGAACTATCTGTATTTAAAGAAATTGAAACAAATTTAATTATTTTGAGCTCGCCCTCATCAACAAAAGATATGCATTGA
- the scpB gene encoding SMC-Scp complex subunit ScpB, which produces MTNEINLFESTLETCLINTSRVEAAKAAEEKYDRDQQLQMRRKIKQILEALLFASSETVSFNKMREIIETFYPIKPRMLREIIEQLQEEYISQGRAFRLEEIAQGFVLRSCEEYAPYIQMLFRHKKSEKLSQAAAEVLAIIAYRQPITRPQIDAIRGVDSSGTLVNLLERELIEAVGKLEAPGRPTLYAITQNFLTYFGLRDLKDLPQLDLGAKR; this is translated from the coding sequence ATGACGAATGAAATTAATTTATTCGAGTCCACGTTAGAAACCTGCCTGATTAATACGTCTCGAGTAGAAGCGGCCAAAGCGGCTGAAGAAAAATATGATCGGGACCAGCAGTTACAAATGCGCAGGAAAATTAAACAAATTTTAGAAGCTTTGCTATTTGCCTCGAGCGAGACAGTTTCTTTCAATAAAATGCGCGAGATTATCGAAACTTTTTATCCGATAAAACCGCGTATGCTACGAGAAATTATCGAGCAACTTCAAGAAGAATATATTTCACAAGGAAGAGCTTTTCGATTAGAAGAAATTGCGCAAGGATTTGTCCTGCGTTCTTGTGAAGAATATGCCCCCTATATCCAAATGCTATTTAGGCATAAAAAGTCTGAAAAACTTTCTCAAGCTGCGGCGGAAGTCCTTGCAATCATCGCTTATCGACAGCCCATCACTCGTCCACAAATCGATGCTATACGCGGAGTAGATTCTTCTGGAACTCTCGTTAATCTTCTTGAGCGAGAGCTTATCGAAGCCGTTGGAAAATTAGAGGCTCCAGGACGACCTACCTTATACGCTATTACGCAGAATTTTTTAACTTACTTTGGATTACGGGATTTAAAAGATTTGCCACAATTAGATTTAGGGGCAAAAAGGTAG
- a CDS encoding ABC transporter ATP-binding protein: MTDTSKPVLQVRHLHTYFQVGKKHFPVVQDVSFDLHAGKTLAIVGESGCGKTVTALSIMRILPVPPALHPKGEILYRNRNLLEIPEKEMARIRGASIAMIFQDPTNALNPVYTIGEQLLEVVEMHLNIYEDEATARVIKALKDVGISSPEDRLQDYPHQLSGGMKQRVMIAMALVCEPDILIADEPTTALDVTIQAQVLDLMRDLQHKKGMAILLITHDMGIVAEIANEVAVMYASEIIERGPVENIFGNMAHPYTVGLFNSRPGGDHERGRLNVIKGAVPPFTHYPKGCRFHPRCPYVMGKCKEGEVLNFAIESSLHDTKCWLYDQTSESQDRLFLLSQAKPKALR; this comes from the coding sequence ATGACGGATACATCTAAGCCAGTATTACAGGTACGCCACCTCCATACATATTTTCAAGTTGGAAAAAAGCACTTCCCTGTTGTTCAAGATGTATCTTTTGATTTGCATGCCGGAAAAACGTTGGCAATTGTTGGAGAATCGGGCTGTGGAAAAACCGTGACAGCCTTATCGATTATGCGGATCCTTCCTGTTCCCCCTGCTTTGCATCCAAAAGGAGAAATTCTATACCGTAATCGCAATCTTTTAGAAATACCAGAAAAAGAGATGGCGCGTATTCGGGGAGCTTCCATTGCGATGATTTTTCAAGATCCCACCAATGCTCTGAATCCCGTATATACAATTGGAGAGCAGCTCTTAGAAGTTGTTGAGATGCATCTGAATATTTATGAGGATGAAGCAACTGCACGTGTCATAAAAGCTCTAAAAGATGTGGGAATATCTTCTCCAGAAGATCGATTGCAAGATTATCCTCACCAGCTTTCGGGTGGAATGAAACAGCGTGTAATGATTGCCATGGCCCTTGTTTGTGAGCCCGATATTCTGATTGCCGATGAACCAACTACAGCATTAGATGTGACCATTCAAGCGCAAGTATTGGATTTGATGCGTGATCTTCAGCACAAAAAAGGGATGGCTATTCTTTTAATTACGCACGATATGGGAATTGTAGCGGAGATAGCGAATGAGGTTGCTGTTATGTATGCCTCAGAAATTATCGAAAGAGGTCCTGTTGAGAACATTTTTGGGAATATGGCGCATCCTTATACCGTGGGATTGTTTAATTCCAGGCCTGGAGGAGATCATGAAAGAGGCCGATTAAATGTGATCAAAGGAGCTGTTCCTCCCTTTACACATTATCCAAAGGGATGTCGCTTTCATCCTCGTTGTCCCTATGTCATGGGAAAATGTAAAGAAGGGGAAGTTTTGAATTTTGCCATCGAGTCTAGCCTGCACGACACCAAGTGTTGGTTGTATGATCAAACTTCAGAAAGTCAAGATAGATTATTCCTCTTATCTCAAGCAAAACCGAAGGCATTGCGATGA